A single Phoenix dactylifera cultivar Barhee BC4 chromosome 1, palm_55x_up_171113_PBpolish2nd_filt_p, whole genome shotgun sequence DNA region contains:
- the LOC120112131 gene encoding transcription factor bHLH137-like: protein MEAFSYQQHYPFLLDSPVFPTNPFDLLLPQQQVGETSNISSSSFPSYFSPEAILEVSATDARAHQSSSFLDTSSKAPSIESETTLSSVVVEPRDENVRKQQGSMGKKRKNGYGTCLSSGRSKRKPHGELKGKEDKKPKDDDSKATKACEEPPAGYIYVRARRGQATDCHSLAERARREKIGVRMKTLQGLVPGCDKVTGKAVMLDAIINYVRSLQNQVEFLSMELASVYPTLYDFGVDIDDSMNELEVGLKS, encoded by the exons ATGGAAGCCTTCTCATACCAGCAGCACTACCCTTTCCTTCTTGACTCTCCTGTATTTCCAACCAACCCCTTTGATTTGCTTCTCCCCCAACAGCAAGTTGGAGAGACGAGCAatatctcctcttcttccttcccttcctatTTCTCTCCTGAAGCCATCCTAGAGGTCTCGGCTACTGATGCCAGAGCCCATCAGAGCAGCAGCTTTCTTGACACTTCCTCAAAAGCTCCTTCGATTGAGAGCGAGACGACTCTTTCCTCGGTGGTAGTTGAACCCCGTGATGAGAATGTCCGCAAACAACAAGGCTCTatggggaagaaaagaaagaatggaTACGGGACTTGCTTGTCTTCTGGTCGATCCAAG AGAAAACCCCATGGTGAGTTGAAGGGAAAAGAGGATAAGAAGCCCAAAGATGATGATTCCAAAGCCACAAAGGCTTGTGAAGAGCCCCCTGCAGGGTACATTTACGTAAGAGCCAGGAGAGGTCAAGCAACAGATTGTCACAGCCTTGCAGAAAGG GCCAGAAGGGAGAAGATAGGAGTGAGAATGAAGACGTTGCAAGGCCTTGTTCCTGGCTGCGATAAG GTTACCGGAAAGGCCGTTATGCTGGATGCGATAATTAACTATGTTCGATCTTTGCAGAACCAGGTTGAG TTTCTTTCCATGGAGCTTGCTTCTGTGTATCCCACGTTATACGACTTTGGAGTGGATATCGATGACTCCATGAATGAACTAGAGGTAGGATTAAAATCCTGA